The genomic segment ACCTCGCCTACCTGCTCTGGGCCGGAATCGCTGTCGATGCTGTAACACGCGACCGGTGGCGGACGTTGCTGGGGGGCGCGGTGACAGGCATCGCTTGCGCGCTCGTGCCGCTGGCGTTCAACCCGCACATCTGGCACCAATACGCTGACGCTCTGGGTAACCGCCCGCCGGCCCAGTGGCTCTCGCCGACCGTTGGAAGCGTCCTGCGGCTCGCGTTCGGGGCGGAGTTGTTCCGGCTTCAGTTCGTCTCGGTCGTGGTCGGGCTGGTCTGGTTCGCGGCGTACCGATGGGAGAAGCGGGCGGGGTGGGATTGGGGCGCGCAATTGCCACTCGTCCTCCTCGTGTCGTTTGTGACAGCCCCCTACGGCGCGTGGCCGTTCGACATGATGTTGCTGCTGCCGGCGGTGTTCGAACTGCTGGTCAAACCGGCCGCGACCCAATGCCCTCATCTTGTGGAACGCGGCAGCCGGGAACCCTCCCCACCGGGCGCCTGGGCTGTTGGCTCTTACCGTTTCACCGTGGCCGGGCTCAGCGCGATCAACCTGGGTTGCCTCGTCATGAACCTGTGCCAGACCGGTTCCTTCCTGTTCCTCTGGGTAGCGCCCGCGGTGCTGGTGCTTCACACTCTTCATACGGCTCGCTCACGGGGCACGCTTGTCCCGTACCCCGAAGTGAACGGTGCGGTGCCGGCATGATGCTCCCGCGGTGGCTCGGTCCCGGAGCGATCGCCTTCGTGGTCGTGTGGCTCCTCCTGCTCGCCGCCGGCCGGTCGGCGTTCTTCAGAGACCCCGGTACGTTCTGGCACGTGACAACCGGCGAACTCGTTCTGAAAGACGGCTTC from the Frigoriglobus tundricola genome contains:
- a CDS encoding glycosyltransferase family 87 protein yields the protein MSLRNLFMIAVLAATGVLLAGQVRQLLADPTVWPPDDFVEYWAAAKLTLNGQNPFDESLLLPLQQAAGRNTDEAVMMWNPPWALPAVLPLGLLPAREAQLIWLLIQLVVTSLCADRLWLQLGGRPERRWVGWLVAFVFLPTVFALSTGQICPFLLLGAVLFLECQRRARQDRRWEYLAGAATVLVAIKPHLAYLLWAGIAVDAVTRDRWRTLLGGAVTGIACALVPLAFNPHIWHQYADALGNRPPAQWLSPTVGSVLRLAFGAELFRLQFVSVVVGLVWFAAYRWEKRAGWDWGAQLPLVLLVSFVTAPYGAWPFDMMLLLPAVFELLVKPAATQCPHLVERGSREPSPPGAWAVGSYRFTVAGLSAINLGCLVMNLCQTGSFLFLWVAPAVLVLHTLHTARSRGTLVPYPEVNGAVPA